Proteins encoded together in one Sphingomonas radiodurans window:
- a CDS encoding aromatic ring-hydroxylating oxygenase subunit alpha, producing MATVINRPDEAPPRADMSKFREPEFRNTPITPDRYFSKEWADREWDKIWTKTWQIAGLTAQLKKQGDWFTADFGPETIVCVRGENDTTRAFYNVCQHRGMPVVVGAQGNAKRLVCPYHGWAYDLAGKLKTVPDEADFIQGSPCGKLNMVEVKCETWAGFVWINMDDQAKPLRDFLGPIAAQIDTYPMDKMVRTHWMTIEGNFNWKLIQDNFNESYHVPFVHPQTKFVMEYSHHHCQFDLYEEGHARMFMPGAGPTKQLRGGENETLEYLKNELEFWGLDPENFRGGKTGEIRAALQQAKREKGAEKGFDFSTYHDDQLTDHWHFTIFPNLSFSLKPDGNIWLRGRPHETDPEKCNFDMWYMTLFPEGTERYYSASMAEWVDVSVPAPHIQGKTGEVDMGPGISQDVDVWEVQQRGLHSRGYKRDYLAWQERRVRYFHENLEHWMAD from the coding sequence GAGCCCGAGTTCCGCAACACGCCGATCACGCCCGATCGCTATTTCTCGAAGGAATGGGCGGATCGCGAGTGGGACAAGATCTGGACCAAGACGTGGCAGATCGCCGGGCTGACCGCGCAGCTCAAGAAGCAGGGCGACTGGTTCACCGCCGATTTCGGCCCCGAGACGATCGTATGCGTGCGCGGCGAGAACGATACGACGCGCGCATTCTACAACGTGTGCCAGCATCGCGGGATGCCGGTGGTGGTCGGGGCACAGGGCAATGCCAAGCGGCTGGTGTGCCCGTATCACGGCTGGGCATACGATCTCGCGGGCAAGCTGAAGACAGTGCCCGACGAGGCGGATTTCATCCAGGGATCACCGTGCGGCAAGCTCAACATGGTCGAGGTGAAATGCGAGACCTGGGCGGGGTTCGTGTGGATCAACATGGACGACCAGGCCAAGCCGTTGCGCGACTTCCTCGGGCCGATCGCGGCGCAGATCGACACGTATCCGATGGACAAGATGGTCCGCACGCACTGGATGACGATCGAGGGCAATTTCAACTGGAAGCTGATCCAGGACAATTTCAACGAAAGCTATCACGTCCCCTTCGTCCATCCGCAGACCAAGTTCGTGATGGAATATTCGCATCACCACTGCCAGTTCGACCTGTATGAAGAGGGCCATGCGCGGATGTTCATGCCCGGCGCCGGCCCGACCAAGCAATTGCGCGGCGGCGAGAACGAGACGCTGGAGTATCTGAAGAACGAGCTGGAATTCTGGGGCCTCGACCCCGAGAATTTCCGCGGCGGCAAGACCGGCGAGATCCGCGCCGCGCTGCAGCAAGCGAAGCGCGAGAAGGGCGCCGAGAAGGGCTTCGACTTTTCGACCTATCACGACGACCAGCTGACCGATCACTGGCATTTCACGATCTTCCCGAACCTGTCGTTCAGCCTGAAGCCCGACGGCAACATCTGGCTGCGCGGGCGGCCGCACGAAACCGATCCCGAGAAATGCAATTTCGACATGTGGTACATGACGCTCTTCCCCGAGGGGACCGAGCGTTACTATTCGGCGAGCATGGCCGAATGGGTCGACGTGTCGGTGCCCGCTCCGCACATCCAGGGCAAGACCGGCGAGGTCGATATGGGGCCGGGCATCTCGCAGGACGTCGACGTGTGGGAAGTGCAGCAGCGTGGGCTGCATTCGCGCGGCTACAAGCG